A stretch of the Panulirus ornatus isolate Po-2019 chromosome 10, ASM3632096v1, whole genome shotgun sequence genome encodes the following:
- the LOC139750639 gene encoding uncharacterized protein, whose translation MAVETSEVVDMIRKGDKLGVMVYLRYGGDPNARNHMGWTLLHLACVEGQTDIVEVLLDAGASVNSCTTDMSTPLHRACTQGYKTVVELLLKKNAYINAQDKAGNTPLHEAARGLHTAIVKMLIDKKADRTKANRKNQLFLQLVGQQLMPAVESGDAEVIMQWLDWGVSPDTKGNLHWSILHHASARGQLNIVSLLIERGGDVNVEDSNKTTPLHTACFHGHLRIASLLIDSNANINATDQRGNTPLHSAIEGSHPNVINLLLERGCDTTIANKEGQIFTHLVNEFLVTAVHANNISQVTSLLKGRADPNTRDAYGCPVLCHAAFKGDMLVAESLLEAGADPDLSDEAGKTPLHHAAYWGHLFVLKALLDKDATVNISDKNGSTPLHEAAREGVEDVITVLTGRGAKINATDDEGNTPLHAAGKWGQVTAVQLLIEKGAFDNIKNKNGLLYSDLALIRAVRTEEHTQVMSGLAWGGDPNSRDARGWTLLHHAVYKGAHDICLLLLECGANVNAADAHDRTPLLLAAYRGNHQIYIYIYIYIYIYISMYVCMYHCFSSIGSLRGQLLKHLYLAVRHKDADKVVKLVSAGANQFAEVEGIGLNPREEAKRQGLYDILRQMAALAKKDSQPEDDKIIALEDVYKLFEDGYITGDADSISSEEEEASEIEDAEESDNDEDAYWKMSNAYEVLTVKEAFQEDDDDWLSVWEEKPKVISAKELFEEDQAAFWEFWEEKPKAIPAKEFFKEESNWWEDDEDGNENKGGKADDSKILSAKEFFRDDECWWRDAVENFEKPRVISAKEFFSDEKPWWETDEEKEETKVLSAKEFFKDDNPPWWESEDKTEVLSAKEFFKDDSPPWWESEKTEVLSAKEFFKDDNQPWWETDEEALGHTNPGDEENKLRKKSPDVAHSVSYHSSFGEEDSEYANSADVQDEEEGDNGNAAESSDGEADESNRADSFEDATDSVFSDSSNMYSASEGERPQASSMFRNTPWWEEVGKDGRDGDTLMSSEASQEEHWLDSMGEVSEGTETLDMDSSEISGMNAALEASQVATWLHDDMPCVPRVKRSKRSNIHRMKTEVDTDEDSLVKEEKVKEKIEEEEDVGIGIRENRLKKQGEENETCKDDAEGTGDKEISSDSEEIKSEDEMDDISDEELDAMELENEDEAAEDLTNVRDISPTISPVLCGNMDWDSSKICPGIMKGITPSVQVNMCETESDMFKFRTGDRREMKNHEQAMATPLDSNVDMVSKPDDLVKDQANIDIETTNTDSRLDPNQLSIYGHYMEGNLQKSDSQTSGYESSLSLSECAHQNKSSENKTSVVKKNRDRSVQEKLANTGHNGRAKPLKTTVDTGHNDGTKPLETTVDARHNDRTTTFEAKVDTGHNDRIKPLETTVDTGHNNRTKPLETTVDTGHNDGTETLETTIGTGHDNRTKPFETTVDTGNNDRTKTETTIEKHSPEFENEGEPMSDIQLRQNCELETEVSIQDNSLERTQEIDVEVNSDQVSKGHSIIEQGNKRQDITEQLNKRKAGITQCEEKLVAKKQIDIPDIEQLGITKNENEQITENPISEETQDVIDHSSISKVMNEKGSQNEALGNVTLHKTYAAAVKENIGEKTTMNKMDVCLAKVDASLAWVDARLTKDSNGRPGHRNSTENLGERARAEGVRTRTLKEGGSIIAPEYLGRGKSLKSAGNVGSKILDKTKDEEDTVLLMKVHVHVPGEGSCVMVSEANSLTNQGGVSQSKLVVADNKIPGGTFLGVVNNGDPDSKTFSKYISQLTELTEVENVNTSSSRENDQNTSMKMSMRTNVETEQDSIIENSPTNEEKTSKDIKVETTQVIDLTEKPRSLSEDLENNEEAVEKKTLKMASGLQSNEDGNTTNEALSSNSEKDNHRANEQPPDLRGQSQESDDSSPDEQERTSPEVADDSATGTRLDNKKGREQAKENSVERSLPKDRSEHSLPSPHKTIWRCSTYEAMSLSDYDNLAFLIRQTSSCPDCWSDNKRRDWSVSIESLDKAGDCTSETSADTSTSGQKQYHTSDPVRETLHDEGRTSRSSVERDDHRINVDEVSSSSGHCQVDKNNTETCEQSEGHLHVLNDRNSLVEDVQQVNSVLKASSMSLPSQPAQAEAQACTNCSENSSDPDPLPVPPRAKERKLPSQTVIQKVPGYSAESQSTNALKEPTNTALLYNPDKKDVGKVVAASQVWSDVPQARQGSAQTRSEVKLDKMKPNEVSRDLDSSFWLLCAIMLLHYLAFIYLILMPFVKLTASFI comes from the exons GAGACGTCTGAGGTGGTGGACATGATCCGCAAAGGGGACAAGCTAGGAGTCATGGTGTACCTGAGGTATGGCGGCGATCCAAACGCCCGAAACCACATGGGATGGACGCTCCTGCACCTGGCGTGCGTCGAGGGCCAGACCGACATCGTCGAGGTCCTGCTTGATGCTGGGGCGTCG gttaatTCATGTACCACAGACATGAGCACTCCCTTACACCGTGCCTGTACACAAGGTTACAAGACTGTGGTGGAACTGCTGCTCAAGAAGAATGCTTACATCAACGCTCAG gataAGGCGGGCAACACGCCACTCCACGAGGCAGCGAGAGGCCTCCATACCGCCATAGTCAAGATGCTGATCGACAAGAAAGCGGACAGGACCAAAGCCAACCGCAAGAACCAGCTGTTCCTCCAACTA GTCGGGCAGCAGCTGATGCCGGCGGTGGAGTCGGGCGACGCCGAGGTGATCATGCAGTGGCTGGACTGGGGAGTCAGCCCAGACACCAAGGGTAACCTCCACTGGTCCATCCTCCACCACGCTAGCGCCAGGGGACAACTGAACATCGTGTCACTTCTAATCGAGAG AGGAGGTGATGTCAACGTAGAGGACAGCAACAAGACAACGCCTCTCCACACAGCTTGTTTCCACGGCCACCTGCGCATCGCCTCCCTCCTTATCGACTCCAACGCCAATATCAACGCTACG GACCAGCGTGGCAATACCCCTCTGCACTCAGCCATCGAAGGAAGCCACCCGAACGTCATCAACCTGCTATTGGAGCGAGGCTGTGATACTACGATCGCCAACAAGGAAGGCCAGATCTTCACACACCTG GTGAACGAGTTCCTGGTGACGGCAGTACACGCCAACAATATTAGCCAAGTGACCAGCCTCCTCAAGGGGCGAGCCGATCCGAACACCCGCGATGCATACGGCTGCCCCGTGCTGTGTCACGCAGCTTTCAAG GGTGATATGTTAGTAGCTGAGTCGCTGCTCGAAGCAGGCGCCGACCCCGATCTGAGTGACGAGGCGGGAAAGACGCCCCTCCATCACGCCGCCTACTGGGGTCACCTGTTCGTCCTCAAGGCTCTGTTGGACAAGGACGCTACGGTCAACATTTCG GATAAGAACGGGTCAACACCGTTGCATGAGGCCGCGCGTGAAGGCGTTGAGGACGTCATAACTGTTTTAACAGGCCGTGGAGCCAAGATTAATGCCACGGACGACGAGGGCAACACGCCCCTCCACGCTGCCGGGAAGTGGGGTCAGGTCACTGCCGTCCAGCTCCTCATAGAGAAAGGGGCTTTTGATAACATCAAGAATAAGAATGGTCTTCTCTACTCCGATCTG GCGTTGATCCGAGCAGTGAGGACGGAGGAGCACACGCAGGTCATGTCAGGCCTGGCTTGGGGTGGCGACCCAAACAGCAGAGACGCCCGCGGCTGGACACTTCTGCATCATGCTGTGTATAAG GGAGCTCACGACATCTGCCTGTTACTGCTCGAGTGTGGGGCTAATGTCAACGCTGCGGACGCACACGATCGAACACCGCTTCTCCTGGCTGCGTACCGTGGCAATCATCAG atatatatatatatatatatatatatatatatatatataagtatgtatgtatgtatgtatcactgTTTTTCTTCCATTGGTTCCCTACGTGGACAGTTACTGAAGCATCTTTACCTGGCGGTGCGACACAAAGATGCAGACAAAGTGGTGAAGCTGGTGAGTGCTGGAGCCAACCAGTTTGCCGAGGTGGAAGGCATCGGCTTGAACCCACGCGAGGAGGCCAAAAGACAAGGGCTGTATGACATTCTCCGCCAGATGGCTGCTCTTGCCAAGAAAGACTCACAACCTGAAGACGACAAGATCATTGCTCTCGAGGATGTTTATAAACTGTTTGAA GATGGATATATCACTGGGGACGCCGACTCCATCTCTTctgaggaggaagaggcaagCGAGATCGAGGATGCAGAGGAGAGCGACAACGACGAAGATGCCTACTGGAAAATGTCCAATGCCTATGAGGTTCTCACTGTTAAGGAGGCGTttcaggaagatgatgatgattggctgAGCGTCTGGGAAGAAAAGCCGAAGGTAATCTCTGCGAAAGAGCTCTTCGAGGAGGACCAGGCTGCTTTCTGGGAGTTCTGGGAAGAGAAACCCAAAGCCATACCTGCGAAAGAATTCTTTaaggaggaaagtaattggtgggaagatgatgaggatgggaatgagaacaaaggagggaaagCAGATGATTCTAAAATCTTATCAGCTAAAGAGTTCTTTAGGGATGATGAGTGCTGGTGGAGAGATGCGGTGGAAAACTTTGAAAAGCCTAGAGTCATTTCAGCGAAAGAATTTTTCAGTGATGAGAAACCATGGtgggaaactgatgaagaaaaagaagagacaaaagtgTTGTCAGCCAAAGAATTCTTTAAAGATGACAATCCGCCATGGTGGGAGTCAGAGGACAAGACAGAAGTGTTGTCAGCCAAAGAATTCTTCAAAGATGACAGTCCACCATGGTGGGAGTCAGAGAAGACAGAAGTGTTGTCAGCCAAAGAATTCTTCAAAGATGACAATCAACCCTGGTGGGAGACAGATGAGGAGGCACTGGGACATACGAACCCTGGTGATGAGGAGAACAAGTTAAGGAAAAAAAGCCCAGATGTTGCACACTCTGTTAGTTACCATTCTTCCTTTGGGGAAGAGGACAGTGAGTATGCTAATAGTGCAGATGTgcaggacgaggaggaaggagatAATGGTAATGCAGCTGAATCGTCTGATGGTGAAGCAGACGAGTCAAACAGAGCAGATAGCTTTGAAGATGCCACTGACAGTGTTTTCAGTGACAGCAGTAACATGTACAGTGCTAGTGAAGGTGAACGACCCCAAGCAAGTTCAATGTTCAGGAACACTCCATGGTGGGAGGAAGTAGGTAAAGATGGCCGAGATGGGGATACGCTGATGTCATCAGAAGCCTCTCAGGAGGAACACTGGTTGGACAGTATGGGTGAGGTAAGTGAAGGCACCGAAACTCTGGATATGGACTCTAGTGAAATCAGCGGGATGAATGCAGCTTTGGAAGCATCCCAAGTTGCTACctggttacatgatgatatgccATGTGTGCCAAGGGTAAAAAGAAGCAAGCGAAGCAACATACACAGAATGAAAACAGAAGTGGACACTGACGAGGATTCGTTAGTAAAAGaggaaaaggtaaaagaaaaaatagaagaggaggaagatgtaggAATAGGAATAAGAGAAAATAGATTAAAGAAACAaggggaggaaaatgaaacatgcaaAGATGATGCTGAAGGAACAGGTGACAAAGAGATTAGTAGTGACAGCGAGGAGATAAAAAGTGAGGATGAAATGGACGATATATCAGATGAGGAGCTTGACGCAATGGAACTTGAAAATGAGGATGAAGCAGCTGAAGATTTAACTAATGTTAGGGATATCAGCCCTACCATAAGTCCAGTTCTGTGTGGGAATATGGACTGGGACAGCAGTAAGATCTGTCCTGGTATAATGAAAGGTATTACACCTTCAGTACAGGTAAATATGTGTGAAACGGAGAGTGATATGTTCAAATTCAGAACTGGtgacagaagagaaatgaaaaaccACGAACAAGCTATGGCAACACCTTTAGATTCAAATGTAGATATGGTGAGTAAACCAGATGATTTAGTGAAAGATCAGGCTAATATAGATATAGAAACCACTAATACTGACAGTCGGTTAGATCCAAATCAGTTATCAATCTACGGTCACTATATGGAGGGAAACTTGCAGAAATCTGATTCCCAGACTAGTGGCTATGAGTCTAGTTTATCACTATCAGAATGTGCACATCAAAACAAAAGTTCTGAAAATAAAACCAGTGTAGTTAAAAAGAATCGTGACAGAAGTGTTCAAGAAAAACTAGCCAACACTGGACATAATGGTAGGGCTAAACCATTAAAGACAACAGTAGACACTGGACATAATGATGGGACTAAACCATTAGAGACAACAGTAGATGCCAGACATAATGATAGAACTACAACATTTGAGGCAAAAGTAGACACTGGACATAACGATAGGATTAAACCATTAGAGACAACAGTAGACACTGGACATAACAATAGGACTAAACCATTGGAGACAACAGTAGACACTGGACATAATGATGGGACTGAAACATTAGAGACAACAATAGGCACTGGACATGACAATAGGACTAAACCATTTGAGACAACAGTAGACACCGGAAATAATGATAGGACTAAAACAGAGACAACAATAGAAAAACACTCTCCTGAATTTGAAAACGAAGGGGAGCCAATGTCTGATATTCAGTTACGACAAAATTGTGAACTTGAAACTGAAGTTAGCATACAGGATAACAGCCTAGAAAGAACTCAAGAAATAGATGTCGAGGTAAATTCAGACCAAGTGAGCAAAGGGCATAGTATAATAGAACAGGGGAACAAAAGGCAAGATATAACAGAACAGTTGAACAAAAGAAAGGCAGGTATAACACAATGTGAGGAAAAACTGGTGGCTAAGAAGCAGATAGACATACCTGATATAGAGCAGCTGGGTATtactaaaaatgaaaatgagCAGATAACAGAGAACCCAATTTCTGAAGAAACCCAAGATGTAATCGACCACAGTAGTATATCGAAGGTTATGAATGAGAAAGGTAGCCAGAACGAAGCTTTGGGGAATGTGACACTTCATAAGACTTATGCAGCAGCTGTCAAAGAAAATATAGGAGAGAAGACAACAATGAACAAGATGGATGTGTGTCTAGCCAAGGTGGACGCAAGTTTAGCCTGGGTAGATGCTAGGCTGACAAAGGACTCTAACGGAAGGCCAGGTCACAGAAACTCCACTGAAAACCTAGGCGAGAGAGCGAGAGCTGAGGGCGTGAGGACTAGGACATTGAAAGAAGGCGGGAGCATTATAGCCCCAGAGTACTTAGGAAGAGGAAAGAGCCTTAAATCTGCAGGAAATGTTGGATCtaaaatccttgataaaaccaAAGACGAAGAAGACACAGTTCTTCTAATGAAGGTGCATGTTCATGTTCCAGGGGAAGGGAGTTGCGTTATGGTATCCGAAGCAAACTCTCTTACAAATCAAGGTGGTGTCAGTCAAAGCAAACTTGTTGTTGCTGACAACAAAATCCCTGGAGGAACGTTTCTTGGAGTTGTTAACAATGGGGATCCTGACTCGAAGACATTCTCAAAGTATATTTCTCAGCTGACAGAACTCACTGAGGTAGAAAATGTTAACACATCCAGTTCGAGGGAAAACGATCAAAATACATCCATGAAAATGAGCATGAGAACTAATGTTGAGACTGAGCAAGATTCCATCATAGAAAACAGTCCAACAAATGAAGAGAAAACGAGTAAAGATATCAAGGTAGAGACAACACAGGTTATCGATCTTACTGAAAAACCAAGATCTTTGAGTGAAGATTTAGAAAACAACGAGGAAGCAGTAGAAAAAAAGACACTGAAAATGGCTAGTGGTCTACAGAGTAATGAAGATGGCAACACAACCAACGAGGCTTTATCCAGCAACAGCGAGAAGGATAATCACAGAGCTAACGAGCAACCACCAGACCTAAGGGGTCAGTCACAGGAGAGTGATGACAGTAGTCCAGATGAACAAGAAAGAACAAGTCCTGAAGTAGCTGATGACAGTGCAACAGGAACTAGGTTAGATAACAAGAAAGGTAGAGAGCAAGCGAAAGAAAATTCTGTGGAACGATCATTGCCAAAAGACAGAAGTGAACACTCACTTCCTTCCCCTCACAAAACCATCTGGAGATGTAGTACGTACGAAGCCATGAGCCTGAGTGACTATGATAATTTGGCATTCTTGATCCGTCAGACATCCAGTTGCCCAGACTGCTGGAGTGACAACAAGAGACGAGATTGGTCCGTAAGCATTGAATCTTTGGACAAGGCAGGTGACTGTACTTCAGAGACGTCAGCTGACACTAGTACTTCAGGTCAAAAACAATATCACACTTCAGACCCTGTCAGGGAGACTCTTCATGATGAAGGCAGGACTAGCAGAAGCTCTGTAGAACGAGATGACCATAGAATTAATGTAGATGAagttagtagcagtagtggtcACTGTCAAGTAGATAAAAATAACACTGAAACCTGTGAACAGAGTGAGGGTCACCTCCATGTTCTGAATGACAGAAACAGCTTAGTTGAAGACGTTCAGCAAGTTAATAGCGTGCTCAAGGCTTCGTCTATGTCACTGCCTAGTCAGCCTGCACAAGCAGAGGCCCAGGCATGTACTAACTGTAGTGAAAATAGTTCTGATCCAGACCCGCTCCCTGTCCCTCCTCGAGCCAAGGAACGTAAATTGCCATCTCAGACTGTAATACAAAAAGTGCCTGGATATAGTGCAGAAAGTCAGTCCACTAACGCACTAAAAGAGCCTACTAACACTGCTTTGTTGTATAATCCAGATAAAAAAGATGTCGGTAAAGTAGTGGCAGCTTCCCAGGTATGGTCTGATGTGCCACAGGCCCGCCAAGGATCCGCACAGACAAGGAGTGAGGTCAAGTTGGACAAAATGAAACCAAACGAGGTAAGCAGAGACTTGGACAGCTCATTCTGGCTTTTATGTGCAATCATGCTTCTGCACTATCTTGCCTTCATTTATTTGATCCTAATGCCTTTCGTAAAACTAACAGCTTCATTTATATAG